Proteins from a genomic interval of Nitrospina gracilis Nb-211:
- a CDS encoding pyridoxal phosphate-dependent aminotransferase yields MAISEKVLGFMERASWIRKMFEEGIRLKQEFGEDNVFDLSLGNPVAEPPPAVKAALIAAAQDPTPGRHRYMPNAGFPDVRAAIAGALSEECKVTLGANDIVMICGAAGGLNIALKTLLDPGDEVIVFAPYFVEYFFYADNHGGQAVAVNTKEDFSIDFEVLAAAITDRTKAVIINSPNNPTGVVYTRQAMEELAALLKEQSQRRGKPIYLIADDPYKKILFEGKPTPNPIEVYEHSLYITSHSKDLAVPGERIGYVAVHPQCADAANVMAGLIFCNRVLGFVNAPALFQRVVKEVQHVTVDVDAYRRRRDLLYRELTRIGYDVVKPGGAFYFFPKSPLEDEMRFIEILTAKKVLVVPGRGFGAPGYFRLSYCFPDAVIEGALPGLEAAFREAQNG; encoded by the coding sequence ATGGCGATTTCTGAAAAGGTATTGGGGTTCATGGAGCGGGCTTCGTGGATCCGCAAAATGTTTGAGGAAGGCATTCGCCTGAAGCAGGAGTTCGGCGAGGACAACGTGTTCGACCTGTCGCTGGGCAATCCCGTGGCGGAACCGCCGCCGGCGGTGAAAGCGGCCCTGATCGCCGCGGCACAGGACCCCACCCCCGGCCGCCACCGTTACATGCCGAACGCGGGATTTCCGGACGTGCGTGCCGCCATCGCCGGGGCCTTGTCCGAGGAATGTAAGGTGACGCTGGGCGCGAACGACATCGTCATGATCTGCGGCGCCGCCGGCGGGCTCAACATCGCGCTCAAAACCCTGCTCGATCCGGGCGACGAGGTGATCGTCTTCGCGCCGTACTTCGTCGAATACTTTTTTTATGCGGACAACCACGGCGGGCAGGCCGTGGCGGTGAACACGAAAGAGGATTTCTCGATCGACTTCGAGGTGCTCGCCGCCGCCATCACCGACCGCACCAAGGCCGTTATCATCAACTCGCCGAACAACCCCACCGGCGTGGTGTACACGCGGCAGGCGATGGAGGAACTGGCGGCCCTGCTTAAGGAACAGTCGCAGAGACGCGGCAAGCCGATCTACCTGATCGCCGATGATCCGTACAAGAAGATCCTGTTCGAGGGCAAGCCGACGCCGAATCCCATTGAGGTGTACGAGCACAGCCTGTACATCACCTCGCATTCGAAGGATCTCGCGGTGCCCGGCGAACGCATCGGTTACGTGGCGGTGCATCCGCAATGCGCCGATGCGGCCAACGTCATGGCCGGGCTCATTTTCTGCAACCGGGTGCTGGGATTCGTCAACGCCCCGGCGCTGTTTCAGCGGGTGGTGAAGGAGGTCCAGCACGTGACGGTGGACGTGGACGCGTACCGCAGGCGGCGCGACCTGCTTTACCGGGAACTCACGCGCATCGGTTACGACGTGGTGAAACCGGGCGGGGCGTTCTACTTTTTCCCCAAATCGCCGCTGGAGGACGAGATGCGGTTCATCGAGATTTTGACCGCGAAAAAGGTGCTGGTGGTGCCGGGGCGCGGATTCGGCGCGCCGGGCTATTTCCGCCTGTCGTACTGCTTTCCGGATGCGGTCATCGAAGGCGCCCTGCCAGGGCTGGAAGCGGCCTTCCGGGAGGCGCAAAACGGGTAG
- a CDS encoding glycine--tRNA ligase subunit alpha, whose product MHFQNVIMKLNEYWTSRGCVLHQPYDTEAGAGTFNPATFFRVLGPEPFRAAYVEPSRRPTDGRYGENPNRLQHYYQYQVILKPSPEDVQEQYLGSLRALGIDPLQHDIRFVEDDWESPTLGAWGLGWEVWLDGMEITQFTYFQQVGSLDLEPVTVELTYGLERITMYLQNIDNVFDLRWNDQFTYGDIHLETEKQFSRYNFEASNKERLFQWFDMYEAEARALLEQDLILPAYDYTLKCSHTFNLLDARGAISVTERTGFIGRVRKLARLCAEGYVRQREAMGFPLLRGAETPALSPSSPS is encoded by the coding sequence ATGCATTTTCAAAACGTCATCATGAAATTGAACGAATACTGGACCTCGCGCGGATGTGTCCTGCACCAGCCTTACGACACCGAGGCCGGGGCGGGCACGTTCAATCCCGCCACCTTCTTCCGGGTGCTGGGACCGGAACCGTTCCGCGCGGCCTACGTGGAGCCGTCCCGGCGGCCCACCGACGGGCGCTACGGCGAAAACCCCAACCGCCTGCAACACTATTACCAGTACCAGGTCATCCTGAAACCCTCGCCGGAGGATGTGCAGGAGCAGTACCTGGGCAGTCTGCGCGCGCTGGGGATCGATCCCTTGCAACACGACATCCGTTTCGTGGAAGATGACTGGGAGTCGCCGACTCTGGGCGCGTGGGGTCTGGGCTGGGAGGTGTGGCTGGACGGCATGGAGATCACCCAGTTCACCTACTTCCAGCAGGTGGGGAGCCTCGATCTCGAACCGGTGACGGTGGAGCTGACCTACGGGCTGGAGCGCATCACCATGTACCTGCAGAACATCGACAACGTGTTCGACCTGCGATGGAACGACCAGTTCACCTACGGCGACATCCATCTGGAGACGGAAAAACAGTTCTCGCGCTACAACTTCGAAGCATCGAACAAGGAACGGCTGTTTCAGTGGTTCGACATGTACGAGGCGGAAGCGCGGGCGTTGTTGGAGCAGGATCTGATTCTTCCCGCCTACGACTACACCCTCAAGTGCTCGCACACTTTTAATTTGCTCGATGCGCGCGGCGCGATCAGCGTCACCGAGCGCACCGGCTTCATCGGCCGCGTGAGGAAACTCGCCCGCCTGTGCGCCGAAGGCTACGTGCGCCAGCGCGAAGCGATGGGCTTCCCCCTTCTGCGCGGCGCGGAAACCCCCGCCCTCTCTCCTTCCTCCCCGTCATAA
- the moeB gene encoding molybdopterin-synthase adenylyltransferase MoeB, which translates to MSLTQDQINRYSRHLLLPEVGVEGQEKICNSKVLCIGSGGLGSPTVLYLAAAGVGTLGLIDFDVVDQSNLQRQIAHGESTVGMLKTESAKARIKDINSDVNVVVYNERLTSENALRIFEGWDVIVDGTDNFPTRYLANDACVLLGKPYVYGCILRFEGQVSVFNHAGGPCYRCLYPEPPPPGLVPSCAEGGVLGVLCGIIGCLQTNEALKIVLEKGEPMGGRLLIFDALGTKFREMKLRRDKNCPICGENPTIKELIDYEQFCGILPAAAEDEEADRAMEIEPEAVKAMLDAGRSFRFIDVRGEGERQICRIDAAMMIPLDVIEERNPEKLNGLKKTDEIVIHCKSGVRSLKAAKALKSMGFDNVKSMRGGILEWSEKIDSSIPQY; encoded by the coding sequence ATGAGTTTGACGCAAGACCAGATTAACCGTTACAGCCGCCATTTGCTTCTGCCTGAGGTGGGTGTGGAAGGCCAGGAGAAAATCTGCAACTCGAAAGTGCTGTGCATTGGCAGTGGCGGGTTGGGTTCTCCCACCGTTCTCTATCTCGCCGCCGCGGGCGTTGGCACCCTGGGGCTGATCGACTTCGACGTTGTGGACCAAAGCAACCTGCAACGCCAGATCGCCCACGGCGAATCCACCGTTGGCATGCTCAAGACGGAATCCGCGAAAGCGCGGATCAAAGACATCAATTCCGACGTGAACGTCGTCGTGTATAACGAACGCCTGACTTCCGAAAACGCCCTGCGTATCTTCGAGGGCTGGGACGTGATCGTGGACGGCACCGACAACTTTCCGACGCGCTACCTGGCGAACGACGCCTGTGTCCTGCTCGGCAAGCCGTACGTGTACGGCTGTATCCTGCGCTTCGAAGGGCAGGTTTCCGTATTCAACCATGCGGGCGGCCCGTGCTACCGGTGCTTGTACCCGGAACCGCCGCCCCCCGGCCTCGTGCCGAGTTGCGCCGAAGGCGGGGTGCTGGGTGTGCTCTGCGGCATCATCGGCTGTCTGCAGACCAACGAGGCGCTCAAGATCGTTCTGGAAAAAGGCGAGCCCATGGGCGGACGTCTTTTGATCTTCGACGCACTGGGCACCAAGTTCCGCGAGATGAAACTGCGCCGGGACAAAAACTGCCCGATCTGCGGCGAGAACCCGACGATCAAGGAACTCATCGACTACGAGCAGTTCTGCGGCATCCTGCCTGCGGCGGCGGAAGATGAAGAAGCCGACCGGGCGATGGAGATCGAACCGGAAGCCGTGAAGGCCATGCTCGATGCGGGCAGGAGTTTCCGTTTCATCGACGTGCGCGGCGAGGGCGAGCGGCAGATCTGCCGCATCGATGCGGCCATGATGATTCCGCTCGACGTGATCGAGGAACGGAATCCCGAAAAGCTGAATGGCCTCAAGAAAACGGACGAGATCGTGATCCATTGCAAAAGCGGCGTGCGCAGCCTCAAGGCGGCGAAGGCGCTCAAGTCGATGGGCTTCGACAACGTGAAAAGCATGCGCGGCGGCATTCTGGAATGGTCTGAAAAAATCGATTCTTCCATACCGCAATATTAA
- a CDS encoding YfiR family protein, which translates to MLKRGGQRAGKRWKAALLAVFAWLLLSGFHHTSQTVMVQIPEKLDHNKATALKVAYLRYIAEYTTWPDSKLEEPGAPINFCVLGHDVEGLARRINHLIVEPNFSIQDRPVRLEILSRGILPFLSKDADLANSLRTCHLLYVLPSEKDRWDKLSGLLKSQSIVTVSEMEGFSDQGGMIQFVLTPTGNGSLRYTLHINLKHCQRAGLRLSSKFLSLKQAVRIVEFPD; encoded by the coding sequence ATGCTGAAACGGGGCGGACAGCGAGCGGGAAAGAGATGGAAGGCGGCCCTGCTGGCCGTTTTCGCGTGGCTTCTGCTGTCCGGCTTCCACCATACCTCCCAGACCGTCATGGTGCAGATTCCGGAAAAACTGGACCACAACAAGGCCACGGCGCTCAAGGTGGCGTACCTGCGTTACATTGCCGAATACACCACCTGGCCCGATTCCAAACTGGAAGAACCCGGCGCACCGATCAACTTCTGCGTTCTGGGTCACGATGTGGAAGGCCTGGCCCGGCGCATCAACCACTTGATCGTGGAACCGAATTTCTCCATCCAGGACCGGCCGGTGCGGCTGGAAATTCTGTCCCGCGGCATCCTGCCTTTTTTATCCAAAGACGCGGACCTCGCGAATTCGCTCCGCACCTGCCATCTTCTTTACGTGCTCCCGTCAGAGAAAGACCGCTGGGACAAGCTGAGCGGCCTCCTGAAATCCCAGTCCATCGTGACGGTGAGCGAGATGGAGGGGTTTTCGGACCAGGGCGGCATGATCCAGTTTGTGCTGACGCCGACGGGCAACGGCTCCCTGCGCTACACGCTGCATATCAACCTGAAACATTGCCAGCGTGCGGGACTGCGCCTGAGCTCCAAGTTCCTCAGCCTGAAACAGGCGGTGCGGATCGTCGAATTTCCCGATTGA
- a CDS encoding VOC family protein has product MRYAHTRFRVSNMDASLKFYRDVLGMNVVEESTSPRGSKLVFLQFPENDAELELCSFPDSGDVSVPEDLVHLAFEVDDLDVWMKRLKEGGAPITEGPTESRSGSRFIFTEDPDRYEIEIIQRPKP; this is encoded by the coding sequence ATGAGGTATGCGCACACACGCTTCCGCGTGTCCAACATGGACGCGTCGCTTAAATTCTACCGCGACGTTCTGGGCATGAACGTGGTGGAGGAATCGACTTCGCCGCGCGGCTCGAAGCTGGTGTTCCTCCAGTTTCCGGAAAACGACGCGGAACTGGAGCTGTGTTCGTTTCCCGACAGCGGCGACGTTTCCGTTCCCGAGGACCTCGTTCACCTCGCGTTTGAGGTGGATGATCTGGATGTGTGGATGAAGCGTTTGAAGGAAGGCGGCGCGCCCATCACCGAAGGACCCACCGAAAGCCGAAGCGGATCGCGGTTCATTTTCACCGAGGATCCGGACAGGTACGAGATCGAAATCATTCAGCGCCCGAAACCCTGA
- the amrB gene encoding AmmeMemoRadiSam system protein B, whose translation MLRQPAVSGRFYPDQPQALIEEIKSHLSGKRKPVRALGAVAPHAGFMYSGDVAGSVYERIDIPDRILIIGPNHTGRGRPVAILSEGTWTMPMGDVEIDTELAAAIKKYLPGVEEDDAAHRDEHSLETQLPFLQYFKKPFKFVPLCLMRLSLADCIKVGHALARAIEEGGEPVLVVASSDMTHYETHESASRKDRRAIDQILKLDAEGLHTTVHDQHITMCGVNPVTVMLTAVRDLGAKQAVLSRYMTSGEVSGDMDHVVGYAGVIVT comes from the coding sequence ATGCTTCGACAACCCGCGGTGTCCGGCCGCTTTTATCCGGACCAGCCTCAGGCGTTGATTGAGGAAATAAAAAGTCACCTTTCAGGCAAACGCAAACCCGTGCGCGCGCTGGGGGCGGTGGCGCCGCATGCGGGGTTCATGTATTCGGGCGACGTGGCGGGATCGGTGTACGAACGGATCGACATCCCCGACCGCATCCTCATCATCGGGCCCAACCACACCGGCCGCGGCCGGCCTGTTGCCATCCTGTCGGAAGGCACATGGACGATGCCGATGGGCGACGTGGAGATCGACACCGAACTCGCCGCCGCCATCAAGAAATACCTGCCCGGCGTGGAAGAGGATGACGCCGCGCATCGCGATGAACATTCGCTGGAAACGCAACTGCCGTTCCTTCAGTACTTCAAAAAACCATTCAAGTTCGTGCCGCTTTGCCTCATGCGGCTCAGCCTGGCGGACTGCATCAAGGTGGGCCACGCGCTGGCGCGTGCGATCGAGGAGGGGGGGGAACCGGTGCTGGTGGTGGCGAGCTCCGACATGACGCATTACGAAACGCACGAAAGCGCCTCGCGCAAGGATCGCCGCGCGATTGATCAGATTTTGAAACTCGATGCGGAAGGCCTGCACACCACCGTGCACGACCAGCACATCACCATGTGCGGGGTCAATCCCGTCACCGTCATGCTGACGGCGGTGCGCGACCTCGGCGCAAAGCAGGCGGTGCTCAGCCGCTACATGACGTCGGGGGAAGTGAGCGGCGACATGGACCATGTGGTCGGTTACGCCGGGGTGATCGTGACCTGA
- a CDS encoding aldo/keto reductase, producing the protein MIAGYATPEGTKQYQDRFELQCGEGHFQKAGPLHWSSVGIGTYLGNADDDTDDLVYQSIVNCVNAGINVIDSAINYRGERGERCVGRALEELIAQGAVHRNEVIVCSKGGFLPQSLGVEWFQERYASGEMEGIGMDDLVADCHCMHPLFLQDQLERSRQNLGLETIDVYYVHNPETQLGNVPQEVFWDRIEKAFAYLEQAVAEGKIRAYGLATWNALRLPPGQAKHLSLERAKKIARSVAESGADHFRYVQLPFNLMMREAVGRPTQPLNGKNTSAVVAARELELIPVVSGSIAQAKLEPLSEAQRHLFGDDPFNDLQRALQFTRSTPGIATALVGMKRISHIEENLAVCRHAPMDGAQFKAIFQSL; encoded by the coding sequence ATGATTGCAGGCTACGCGACGCCGGAAGGCACGAAGCAGTACCAGGATCGGTTTGAGCTCCAGTGTGGCGAAGGGCATTTTCAAAAAGCCGGGCCGCTGCACTGGTCTTCGGTGGGCATCGGCACCTACCTGGGCAATGCGGACGACGACACCGACGACCTGGTGTACCAGTCCATTGTCAATTGCGTGAACGCGGGCATCAATGTCATCGACTCCGCCATCAATTACCGCGGCGAGCGCGGCGAGCGGTGCGTCGGCCGCGCGCTTGAAGAACTGATCGCGCAGGGAGCGGTGCACCGTAACGAGGTGATCGTCTGCTCCAAGGGCGGCTTCCTGCCGCAGTCGCTCGGCGTCGAGTGGTTTCAGGAGCGCTACGCCTCCGGCGAGATGGAGGGCATCGGTATGGACGACCTGGTGGCGGACTGCCATTGCATGCACCCGCTCTTTTTGCAGGATCAACTGGAGCGGAGCCGCCAGAACCTCGGCCTCGAGACCATCGACGTCTATTACGTGCACAATCCGGAGACGCAGTTGGGCAACGTACCGCAGGAGGTGTTCTGGGACCGCATTGAAAAAGCGTTCGCCTACCTGGAGCAGGCGGTGGCCGAGGGCAAGATCCGCGCCTACGGGCTGGCGACGTGGAACGCCCTGCGCCTGCCGCCGGGACAGGCCAAGCATCTTTCACTGGAGCGCGCCAAGAAGATCGCACGATCGGTTGCGGAAAGCGGGGCGGATCATTTCCGCTACGTGCAGTTGCCGTTCAACCTGATGATGCGCGAGGCGGTAGGGCGGCCAACGCAACCGCTCAATGGCAAGAACACCTCCGCCGTGGTCGCCGCCAGGGAGCTGGAGTTGATCCCGGTGGTCAGCGGCTCCATCGCGCAGGCGAAGCTGGAACCGCTCTCCGAAGCACAACGCCACCTGTTCGGTGACGACCCCTTCAACGATCTGCAACGGGCCCTGCAGTTCACGCGCAGTACGCCGGGCATCGCCACCGCACTGGTGGGCATGAAGCGGATCAGCCATATCGAAGAAAACCTGGCCGTGTGCCGCCATGCACCGATGGACGGGGCTCAATTCAAAGCCATATTCCAGTCCCTGTAA
- a CDS encoding protein-L-isoaspartate(D-aspartate) O-methyltransferase, which produces MRNSSTKTSIPKNGLKRTVSFSKHFFLLSLFTAVFSVVFFSGQARTESYEQERRHMVNEHLRGRDISDPRVLEAMRRVPRHKFVLPSQEPFAYSDFALPIGHHQTISQPYVVALMTQALELKPGDRVLEIGTGSGYQAAVLSELVREVYTIEIVEPLANQARDRLQKLGYNNVSVRHGDGYKGWPEHAPFDAIVITAAAPEVPQPLIDQLKTGGRMVLPVEAGMAQELLLIRKRADGVIQEVMTGVRFVPMTGAVRNR; this is translated from the coding sequence TTGAGGAATTCGTCAACGAAAACTTCGATACCGAAGAATGGCTTAAAAAGAACGGTCTCATTTTCTAAACACTTTTTTCTTCTTTCCCTTTTCACAGCCGTTTTCTCGGTTGTATTTTTCTCCGGCCAGGCCAGGACGGAGAGCTACGAACAGGAACGCCGACACATGGTCAACGAGCACCTGCGCGGGCGGGACATTTCCGACCCGCGGGTGCTCGAGGCGATGCGCCGGGTGCCCCGCCACAAGTTCGTACTGCCTTCGCAGGAACCATTTGCCTACTCCGATTTTGCCCTGCCCATCGGCCACCACCAGACCATCTCGCAACCGTATGTCGTCGCCCTCATGACCCAGGCGCTGGAGCTGAAACCCGGCGACCGCGTGCTGGAGATCGGCACCGGGTCCGGTTATCAGGCGGCGGTGCTTTCCGAACTGGTGCGGGAGGTGTACACCATCGAGATCGTCGAACCGCTTGCCAACCAGGCCCGCGACCGTCTGCAAAAACTGGGATACAATAACGTCAGCGTCCGGCACGGCGACGGCTACAAGGGATGGCCCGAACACGCGCCGTTCGACGCCATCGTGATCACCGCCGCCGCACCGGAAGTTCCGCAACCGCTGATCGACCAGTTGAAGACCGGCGGACGCATGGTGCTTCCGGTGGAAGCCGGGATGGCGCAGGAACTGCTGTTGATCCGGAAACGCGCCGATGGCGTGATACAGGAGGTCATGACCGGCGTGCGTTTCGTGCCGATGACGGGCGCGGTGCGCAATCGGTAG
- a CDS encoding TonB-dependent receptor plug domain-containing protein has translation MIHRFPSFVPLFLFFAVGILAHAHPGMAEPEDSFVVKTPPVFSGPDDTLMNMPVEELFQITVTSPAKKEQPLHKSASAIYVITGEDLRRTGATSVQEALRLVPGMMVAQIDSASWAITARGFNNRFANKLQVMIDGRSIYTPVFSGVFWDEVDLILEDIERIEVIRGPGASLWGVNAVNGVLNIITKSAQRTQGGLLSAGGGTMVHTIDSFRYGGQATPETAYRVWGRYVQRAPLDTMQGMEGVDDYRVGRGGFRVDWNRTPSDTFTFSGNYYDGALERRSLNGFVSFTPPQGGVLRNNWKIDGGMFLTRWQHKVSEESEFSLQFYYNRQHRRTFQIEDVTIDTYDLDFQHRFQMGPRHEITWGFGQRFYDDSFENTLGFQFNPDRRLNYITSAFAQDQITLSPNLWTLTVGTKLSVNNYTGFEYQPSARLLWTPDPRHTVWAAVSRAVRIPSRADDSLRLNQPGPAGPAIAALIGKEGFESEDLLAFELGYRTQPAKEWMIDIATFMNFYKNLRSLEPGTPFVEATPPPAHPVAPLTFHNRKTGYTYGVETALNWSPLDWWQLKTGFTWFGMNLELDPDSNDNILAQEEHVDPTYQFNVRSHLNLPHNFEFDQMVYYVDHIFSNGMKIKAYTRLDLRLGWRPASSWEFSVVGRNLLEPHHLEFAAGNAQTTDLSLIERSVFGQVIWRY, from the coding sequence ATGATTCATCGATTCCCGTCATTCGTCCCGCTTTTCCTGTTTTTCGCCGTCGGCATTTTAGCACATGCCCATCCGGGCATGGCCGAACCGGAAGATTCGTTTGTGGTGAAAACGCCGCCTGTTTTTTCCGGTCCCGACGACACCTTGATGAACATGCCGGTGGAGGAGTTGTTCCAGATCACCGTCACCTCCCCCGCGAAAAAGGAACAACCCCTGCATAAAAGCGCGTCGGCGATTTACGTCATCACCGGCGAAGACCTGCGCCGCACCGGCGCCACCAGCGTGCAGGAAGCCCTGCGGCTGGTGCCGGGCATGATGGTGGCGCAGATCGACTCCGCCAGTTGGGCCATCACCGCGCGCGGCTTCAACAACCGTTTCGCCAACAAGCTTCAGGTGATGATCGACGGCCGGTCGATCTACACTCCGGTGTTTTCCGGCGTGTTCTGGGACGAGGTCGATCTGATTCTGGAAGACATCGAGCGCATTGAGGTGATCCGCGGACCGGGCGCGTCGCTGTGGGGCGTCAACGCCGTCAACGGCGTGCTCAACATCATCACCAAATCCGCTCAGCGCACGCAGGGCGGGCTGTTGAGTGCGGGCGGCGGCACCATGGTGCACACCATCGACTCCTTCCGCTACGGCGGGCAGGCCACCCCGGAAACCGCCTACCGCGTGTGGGGCCGCTACGTGCAACGCGCTCCGCTCGACACCATGCAGGGCATGGAAGGGGTGGACGACTACCGCGTGGGGCGCGGCGGCTTCCGCGTGGACTGGAACCGCACCCCCTCGGACACGTTCACTTTTTCCGGCAACTACTACGACGGCGCGCTGGAACGCAGAAGCCTGAACGGCTTCGTCTCATTCACGCCGCCGCAGGGCGGGGTTCTGCGCAACAACTGGAAGATCGACGGCGGCATGTTCCTCACCCGGTGGCAACACAAAGTCAGCGAAGAGTCCGAATTTTCCCTTCAGTTTTATTACAACCGCCAGCACCGGCGCACCTTCCAGATCGAGGACGTGACCATCGACACCTACGATCTGGATTTTCAGCACCGGTTCCAGATGGGGCCGCGCCACGAGATCACCTGGGGATTCGGCCAGCGGTTCTACGACGACTCGTTTGAGAACACGCTGGGCTTTCAGTTCAACCCGGACCGGCGGCTGAACTACATTACCAGTGCGTTCGCGCAGGATCAGATCACGCTGTCGCCGAATCTGTGGACACTCACCGTGGGCACCAAGCTTTCGGTGAACAACTACACCGGCTTCGAGTACCAGCCAAGCGCGCGCCTGCTGTGGACGCCCGACCCCCGGCACACTGTGTGGGCGGCGGTGTCCCGCGCGGTGCGGATCCCTTCGCGCGCCGACGACTCCCTGCGCCTCAACCAGCCCGGACCCGCGGGGCCGGCCATCGCCGCGCTGATCGGCAAGGAAGGATTCGAGTCGGAAGACTTACTGGCTTTCGAGCTGGGATACCGGACCCAGCCCGCCAAAGAGTGGATGATCGACATCGCCACGTTCATGAATTTTTACAAAAACCTGCGGTCGCTGGAACCGGGCACGCCGTTTGTGGAAGCCACGCCGCCGCCTGCCCATCCCGTAGCACCGCTCACCTTTCACAACCGCAAAACGGGTTACACCTATGGCGTGGAAACGGCCCTGAACTGGAGCCCGCTGGACTGGTGGCAGTTGAAAACCGGGTTCACCTGGTTCGGCATGAACCTCGAGCTCGACCCGGACAGCAATGACAACATCCTCGCACAGGAGGAACACGTCGATCCCACCTATCAGTTCAACGTGCGCTCGCACCTCAACCTACCGCACAACTTTGAATTCGACCAGATGGTTTATTACGTGGACCACATCTTCTCGAACGGCATGAAGATCAAAGCGTACACGCGGCTGGACCTCAGGCTGGGCTGGCGCCCGGCTTCGTCCTGGGAGTTCAGCGTGGTGGGCCGCAACCTGCTGGAGCCGCATCATCTGGAATTCGCCGCCGGCAACGCCCAGACCACCGACCTGTCGCTCATCGAGCGTTCGGTGTTCGGCCAGGTCATCTGGAGGTATTGA
- a CDS encoding XRE family transcriptional regulator — MGKRIRGLRGPLSQLAFARKLNVHQVDISRLERGETVNPSPELLLNICWLQDPPVDLEWLISGEGQKLREPGRENEEGYRSNDHSEFLHLNQIYRKAGAKLGPSLDHRDTVGHIAFKKKWVQEKLQVSEDGLILIEAIGDSMEPTLHQGDLLLIDGSVNYLRDDGIYCLRTPKEEVLVKRLQRLPGEGLAVKSDNPKYEQFVLSEEDIPCYSILGPVVWAGRKF; from the coding sequence GTGGGCAAGCGTATTCGCGGTCTGCGCGGGCCTTTGAGCCAGTTGGCATTCGCCCGCAAGCTGAATGTGCACCAGGTGGACATCAGCCGCCTTGAGCGCGGAGAAACCGTGAACCCATCGCCCGAGTTGCTGTTGAACATTTGCTGGTTGCAGGATCCGCCGGTGGACCTGGAGTGGCTGATTTCCGGGGAAGGGCAAAAGTTGAGGGAGCCGGGGCGGGAAAACGAAGAGGGTTACCGGTCGAATGACCATTCTGAGTTCCTTCACCTGAACCAGATCTACCGCAAGGCTGGAGCCAAGCTGGGGCCGTCTCTGGACCACCGGGATACGGTGGGCCACATCGCCTTCAAGAAAAAGTGGGTGCAGGAAAAGTTGCAGGTGTCGGAGGACGGGCTGATTCTCATTGAAGCCATCGGCGACAGCATGGAGCCCACCCTGCATCAGGGGGATCTGCTTCTTATAGACGGGTCGGTGAACTACCTGCGGGACGACGGCATCTATTGCCTGCGCACGCCGAAAGAAGAAGTGCTGGTCAAACGCCTGCAGAGACTGCCTGGCGAGGGGCTGGCGGTCAAATCCGACAACCCCAAGTACGAGCAATTCGTCCTGTCCGAAGAGGACATCCCCTGTTACTCCATCCTCGGCCCGGTCGTCTGGGCCGGACGCAAGTTCTGA